In Pseudomonas flavescens, the sequence CTTCGGTTACACCTTCTGCCCGGACATCTGCCCGGCGACCCTGGCTCAGTTGCGCCAACTGCGTTCGGAAATCCCGGAGGAGGCCTGGAACAACCTGCGCATCGTACTGGTGACCGTCGACCCCAATCGCGACACGCCCGAGCAGATGAAAAAGTACCTGGGCTATTTCGATGCCGGTTACATGGGCCTGACCGGTGAGCCGGACACCATCCAGACGCTGGCCAACGCGGTGAGCATTCCCTACATCCCGGCCGATACCAGCAAGGAAAATTACCTCGTCGACCACAGCGGCAACCTCGCCGTCATCGGCCCTGACGGCACTCAGCGCGGCTT encodes:
- a CDS encoding SCO family protein, which encodes MTRKQITVFVLIAVVALVLGLAVNQVLSNKSKNDPAALLDAGIVMLPQQRQVPALDFVDQDGQTFSTGQLKDQWSLLFFGYTFCPDICPATLAQLRQLRSEIPEEAWNNLRIVLVTVDPNRDTPEQMKKYLGYFDAGYMGLTGEPDTIQTLANAVSIPYIPADTSKENYLVDHSGNLAVIGPDGTQRGFIRAPINVDKLAAQLPGLVRKD